Proteins encoded in a region of the Quercus lobata isolate SW786 chromosome 8, ValleyOak3.0 Primary Assembly, whole genome shotgun sequence genome:
- the LOC115954893 gene encoding homeobox-DDT domain protein RLT2-like has translation MEVATGSEGEKKKPLEVENKTKRKMKTASQLEILEKTYAVEAYPSEALRAELSAKLGLSDRQLQMWFCHRRLKDRKGPSSGKRQPKDSPAREEMAVAEVGNELGSGSGSASSLLAESRRVVGRPGVAVARMGGDVAVMSRYYEPQQTIAELRAIAFVEAQLGEPLREDGPILGMEFDSLPPDAFGAPIGAVTVGQQKQSGRPFEPKLYERHDAKPIKQRSFKVTGF, from the exons ATGGAGGTTGCTACTGGTTCTGaaggagagaagaagaagccacTTGAGGTTGAGAACAAGACGAAGCGGAAAATGAAGACCGCTTCGCAGTTGGAGATTCTGGAAAAAACCTATgctg TGGAGGCGTACCCGTCGGAGGCATTGCGAGCTGAGCTTTCGGCGAAATTAGGGCTCTCTGATCGGCAATTGCAGATGTGGTTCTGTCATAGGAGGTTGAAAGACCGGAAAGGTCCATCGTCAGGGAAGCGGCAGCCGAAGGATTCTCCGGCCAGAGAGGAAATGGCGGTGGCAGAGGTGGGGAATGAGCTCGGTTCGGGTTCGGGCTCAGCATCAAGTCTGTTAGCAGAGTCACGACGAGTTGTTGGGCGGCCCGGGGTTGCGGTTGCGAGGATGGGAGGTGATGTGGCAGTAATGAGTAGGTACTACGAGCCGCAGCAGACGATAGCTGAGCTTCGGGCTATTGCTTTTGTGGAGGCACAGTTGGGGGAGCCACTGAGGGAGGATGGGCCCATTCTCGGGATGGAGTTTGATTCCTTGCCGCCTGATGCATTTGGAGCTCCGATAG GAGCGGTGACAGTGGGGCAGCAGAAGCAGTCTGGGAGGCCATTTGAGCCAAAGTTATATGAGCGACACGATGCTAAACCGATCAAG CAGCGAAGCTTCAAAGTAACCGGATTTTAG